One window of the Puntigrus tetrazona isolate hp1 chromosome 13, ASM1883169v1, whole genome shotgun sequence genome contains the following:
- the zfyve26 gene encoding zinc finger FYVE domain-containing protein 26 isoform X5 yields the protein MHPFGREEETSRRELFGFFTRCLARGEWEVAAACVGQLSHASGDDPHGPHNIIKAIVTNPYRLRWETVGSPHRLAWYWLQVVEKQTKIKVSGPVKRELEFMLLLEELGDVSLSVLKELHEAFLYSEEVKGKIPVEPTPPLSAAVVSCLRSLLTCQQPRLCHSLISFLQNSGHSRNHALQDVFIQHLTERVNVPVDERNEKWVEEVCSALALAPWGPERSNAHLETLWKGLWSAREGPMTEERILGCLLRPRGQTLLMSYSSTALRLLKEKLLRESPHTQDDLPDLEKVMLGLCCHGDKRLVWKTIYFECLSTGKHFLEQVLLTGLDLIKREEFAKLETLLQSEFQPLSRLFLLLGWMHCQSLDSAKTLLRVLHYQQPQTNDSVLSELACTLSSQLGVLEWCDQNNPGISHDSLLSHLHMLDHHSALYVLHSLTPLAKYEEHRVLELLQRTGDPSLVDSPSSSVQRNITLFRGFCAMKYALYAICVNAHMHTGCLDCEPLHQLQTEAGQGEEPTEGCSDLFQHCLSECQLYLEAVPALFRLELLENIFSLLFLSDSDFSPQSDQISTGTETQPDTNVEKMKLNSAEKEVEMMEELKEEIQSRDSDQMNPELGHLTSGCRGFLVDLSVMEGILRLVKEGLEGVCGVGQEDGRALAADTELAESLGCSVTAETFSSRLQRLSKYTAEAQWRLQIVTSNQGNGNDGLYLPSPLPSPALPLKRQGSGSSNSGVRRKRRNHRHRSERHASSERQNGEVSTSTSDGGVCAGAVCHGSEVCPCGGPHSWLVPAMLSPPESLLIACIRKGNYIEAQQVIAMYGLESSECAGELVFMDRYREVLAELGQVEQKIESQSLPSSTSSSEGLITLGVAPAVRARMGSSSRLTLKSIGSAAAAGMAFYSISDVAERLLSTSSRPIPCLEDNYWLSQRSVDSPDLVQPLLEELSPAAMAAFDLSCCQCTLWKTSRQLLETAERRLSSFLEARGMRVDPKVPHTSGIRGFPSVLQQISKILNRTSTSKGTNCNGEENAVYSPFGCSAQEVLLSCHSTLTEESIASRLNLNQRLEVTFQTLTSATNTSVDGLMGSSLLTALTEQAGLKQSELDSHPVRTAMKQLLQYLDQLCPFEPDSAPGRPDYIRNFLDYVNVLASVLVRSLWSEDQSTEVKLGNPLLLLLQSPTQLLSLLLFDRQVSPDRVLSLLQQERLRLSVQQVVVQRCCEALPLWDSRSATFSQGQPRIAGLSSGVFCPASIASILQQYAQECAPSLDLSDPATTSEPSSESEVSVEEISATSTNLSTSPPSPSSCPPSSFLLTPSALSFLKSRSPLVAALACLSASRGGVTRAASSGWSGYFRGSGRKEVVLDGDQISKEGELLLKNFPILRMYLRTMAEPVLGVSLEEDEGLGAALCGKPVVGMLFSGLQSNVGQAMAAEAFQQALNMGDLNRALELLELYAQPCSQEGALRDKLLACTALQECSSAEQLFRVRDWELRGRVVLQGLDRWPLQQCLELLEFCLSDQSTQDPLREQLQQRKHELDMYQQMLSLQPPLPWETWQELREESTKNPESVFSLMLEAREFELCTQWVHLYSVSDQSRMQLQTEHLLYLLEQNHTEDAFQLLEALSDSVGLEVSERALDRRPGLAACHFLSDYLTLHFQSQMTPARRRHINALHLGSKVLLTLPEASRQDYFSLLSDPLLMLEQLLMNLKVDWATVAISTLRSLLPTQDAGITNQHIDALLADYARKALDFPYAPREWSRSDSVISLQDAFLQCPALESGSSSPSHTPPPSAGSTPMHTPSSERRPSAKRIRQLATPFTPPEKTPDRKDWIPDHKQHICMVCQRERFTMFNRRHHCRRCGRLVCHSCSSRKMVVEGSEESVRVCDQCYNFFHVDSDEELEQGEAGSPASVDGVLNGVLSLPEVPRKQYRLSPNPAENQQLKNEFYYEQAPSASLCVAILTLHSDHAACGQQLIVQCRSLSRKLTNPEVDARLLTDVMRQLLFSAKLMFVNAGCTHEPALCDSYISKVDVLKILVTANYKYIPSLDDIQEMTAVTRLRNQLLEAEHYQLAVEVSTKSGLDPSGVWQAWGMASLKAGNLSGAREKFARCLKAPVDRNQLNHGVRLLQEIVQHLESTVKPTINTTVDEDILASLRELEEALSDSAPLDGAEGRVQRCGYYQECLFYLLTYGTHLSLISFYLRHDCLRDALTHIQNKECSEDVFQEGIFQPCLERGRLGALQGLLETLDPTLETWGRYLLSACQLLQRRGHYHSLYQLQQFMMDHIRAAMTCIRFFSHGAQSYLQLGEQQRWLIRAKEHLRTYLQEQQSRRKSHSSSFRKKMSSADVSRHIHTIELQLEVTRFLHRCESSPSRTAVGSALTGNSAPPTLFGNSPMKVDVACKVMLGGKNIEEGFGIAYRVIQDFQLEALAVYIRVGQRLVRQRQYSSVRQLLKCVGESGTASKHDCDAIVLSCVSVADKSPADAKELEGLILESKSPENKIKAYLQCSKLRAAYLQAVKLELVKAAPFVQDVMRAAESSGDSVMHDICRQWLSEHQERASRQRQGNN from the exons ATGCATCCGTTTGGCCGCGAAGAAGAGACCTCCAGACGCGAGCTCTTCGGATTCTTCACGCGGTGTTTGGCGCGCGGTGAGTGGGAGGTCGCTGCTGCCTGCGTGGGTCAGCTCAGCCATGCGAGCGGAGATGATCCCCACGGCCCGCACAACATCATTAAAGCCATCGTTACCAACCCATACCGGCTCAG GTGGGAAACAGTGGGAAGCCCTCACAGACTGGCCTGGTATTGGCTTCAAGTTGTGGAAAAACAGACTAAAATAAAG GTGAGCGGGCCTGTCAAGAGGGAGCTGGAGTTCATGTTGCTTCTAGAAGAACTTGGAGACGTGTCATTGTCTGTGCTTAAG GAGCTGCATGAAGCCTTCCTGTACTCTGAGGAAGTAAAGGGAAAGATTCCAGTTGAACCCACCCCTCCACTGAGTGCTGCTGTTGTCTCCTGCCTCCGTTCTCTTTTAACCTGCCAGCAGCCCCGGCTCTGCCACTCTCTCATCAGCTTCCTTCAGAACTCAGGCCACTCCAGAAACCACGCCTTACAGGACGTCTTCATCCAGCACCTCACTGAAAGAGTGAACGTACCTGTGGACGAGAGGAATGAGAAATGGGTGGAGGAGGTGTGTTCAGCGCTGGCTTTAGCACCATGGGGGCCAGAGAGGTCAAATGCTCACCTAGAGACCCTGTGGAAGGGTTTGTGGTCGGCTAGAGAAGGGCCCATGACAGAGGAGAGAATTCTGGGATGTCTGCTGAGGCCGCGGGGCCAGACTCTTTTGATGTCGTACAGCTCCACAGCACTCAGACTGCTCAAAGAGAAACTGCTGAGAGAGTCTCCACATACACAGG ATGACTTGCCTGATCTGGAAAAGGTCATGCTTGGATTGTGCTGTCACGGTGACAAGCGTTTGGTGTGGAAAACCATTTACTTTGAGTGTTTAAGCACTGGAAAGCACTTTCTCGAGCAGGTTTTG CTTACTGGTTTAGATCTCATAAAGCGGGAGGAGTTTGCCAAACTGGAAACACTATTGCAGTCTGAGTTTCAGCCTTTGTCTCGCCTTTTCTTGTTGTTGGGCTGGATGCATTGTCAAAGTCTGGATTCTGCCAAAACCCTTTTAAGAGTCCTACATTATCAACAG cCCCAGACAAATGATTCAGTATTGAGTGAGTTAGCTTGCACTCTGTCCTCTCAACTTGGTGTGCTGGAATGGTGTGACCAGAACAACCC AGGGATATCCCATGATTCCTTGCTGAGTCACTTACACATGCTGGACCATCACTCTGCCCTGTACGTGCTGCACTCCCTGACGCCCCTTGCCAAATACGAGGAGCACAGAGTTCTGGAACTGCTGCAAAGAACTG GAGATCCTTCATTAGTGGATTCACCCAGCAGCTCTGTCCAGCGGAACATCACTCTGTTTCGAGGCTTCTGTGCCATGAAGTATGCCCTCTATGCCATCTGTGTGAATGCGCACATGCACACCGGCTGCCTGGACTGTGAGCCACTGCATCAACTGCAGACAGAGGCGGGTCAGGGGGAGGAGCCAACCGAAG GGTGCTCTGATCTATTCCAGCACTGTCTATCAGAATGTCAGCTGTACCTGGAAGCTGTTCCAGCATTATTCCGTTTGGAACTCTTGGAGAACATTTTCTCCCTCCTCTTCCTTTCTGACTCTGACTTTAGCCCACAATCAGATCAGATCAGCACTGGCACAGAAACCCAACCGGACACAAATGtagagaaaatgaaattaaacagtGCTGAAAAAGAAGTTGAAATGATGGAGGAATTGAAAGAAGAGATCCAAAGTAGAGATTCTGATCAGATGAACCCTGAGCTGGGCCACCTGACATCAGGGTGTCGGGGGTTTCTTGTTGATTTGAGTGTAATGGAAGGAATTCTGCGGCTGGTGAAGGAGGGCTTGGAGGGTGTGTGTGGAGTTGGGCAGGAGGATGGCAGGGCACTTGCGGCCGATACAGAGTTGGCAGAGAGTCTAGGATGTTCTGTTACAGCGGAAACATTCAGCTCCAGGTTACAGAGGTTGTCGAAATACACTGCAGAAGCACAGTGGAGATTGCAGATTGTTACTAGTAACCAAGGCAATGGGAATG atGGCTTGTACCTCCCATCTCCACTCCCCAGTCCAGCACTTCCTCTGAAACGCCAGGGCAGTGGCAGCAGCAACTCAGGTGTTCGGAGGAAGAGAAGAAACCATCGGCACCGCTCTGAACGTCACGCCTCATCTGAACGACAGAACGGGGAGGTCAGCACCAGCACCTCAG ATGGTGGAGTGTGTGCTGGGGCTGTTTGCCACGGTAGTGAAGTGTGTCCGTGTGGTGGACCCCACAGCTGGCTGGTTCCTGCAATGCTTTCCCCGCCTGAGTCTCTCCTCATCGCCTGCATACGCAAAGGCAACTACATAGAGGCCCAGCAG GTTATTGCGATGTATGGCTTGGAGAGCTCTGAGTGTGCAGGTGAACTGGTCTTTATGGACCGGTACCGGGAGGTCCTGGCTGAACTGGGTCAAGTGGAGCAGAAGATAGAGAGTCAGTCACTTCCTTCATCAACCTCATCTTCGGAGGGTCTGATCACATTGGGTGTTGCTCCAGCGGTTAGGGCCAGAAtgggcagcagcagcagattaACACTTAAAAGCATTGGGAGCGCCGCAGCTGCAG gtatggCCTTTTATTCTATCTCTGATGTGGCTGAACGTTTACTCAGTACCTCAAGCCGGCCGATACCTTGTCTAGAGGACAATTACTGGCTCTCTCAGCGCTCTGTAGACTCCCCAGACCTTGTGCAACCTCTGCTGGAAGAGTTGAGCCCTGCAGCTATGGCAGCCTTTGACCTCTCCTGCTGTCAGTGCACACTGTGGAAAACTTCAAGGCAACTGCTTGAGACTGCTGAAAGAAGACTCAGCAGCTTTTTGGAAGCAAGAG GTATGCGAGTAGATCCAAAGGTTCCTCACACCAGCGGTATTAGAGGCTTCCCCTCAGTTCTCCAACAAATCAGCAAGATCCTTAATAGAACCTCCACCAGCAAAGGAACAA ACTGTAATGGAGAGGAGAATGCTGTCTACAGCCCCTTTGGCTGTAGTGCCCAGGAAGTGTTGCTGTCTTGTCATTCAACATTAACAGAAGAGAGTATTGCCTCCCGTCTAAACCTGAATCAGCGCCTAGAGGTCACATTTCAAACCCTGACCTCTGCCACCAACACCTCAG TAGATGGTCTGATGGGAAGCTCTCTCCTGACAGCGCTGACTGAACAGGCTGGTCTTAAGCAGTCTGAACTCGATTCCCACCCTGTGCGAACTGCTATGAAACAGCTCCTACAATATTTAGACCAGCTCTGCCCGTTTGAGCCTGACAGTGCCCCTGGCAGGCCAGATTACATACGCAATTTCCTTGATTATGTCAATGTGTTGGCTTCAGTACTGGTGCGCAGTCTATGGTCAGAAG ATCAGTCCACAGAAGTGAAACTCGGAAATCCTCTATTACTGTTGCTTCAGTCACCGACCCAGCTTCTCTCGCTCCTACTGTTTGACAGACAGGTGTCACCTGACAG GGTTCTTTCTCTCCTGCAGCAGGAGCGGTTGCGCTTGAGTGTGCAACAGGTTGTAGTTCAGCGCTGCTGTGAAGCTCTCCCTCTCTGGGATTCTAGGTCTGCAACCTTTTCTCAGGGGCAACCGAGGATTGCAGGGCTCAGCAGTGGGGTGTTCTGCCCAGCCAGCATTGCCTCAATTCTCCAGCAGTACGCTCAGGAGTGCGCCCCGTCCCTTGACCTCTCTGACCCTGCCACAACCTCTGAGCCCAGTTCTGAGTCTGAGGTCTCTGTAGAGGAAATTTCTGCTACATCCACCAATCTCTCCACCTCTCCACCTTCCCCATCTTCATGCCCcccttcttcttttcttctcacTCCATCTGCACTCTCTTTCCTGAAGTCTCGTTCACCCCTCGTTGCCGCCCTGGCTTGCCTCAGTGCCAGTCGGGGTGGTGTGACCCGAGCAGCCTCCTCTGGCTGGTCAGGCTATTTCCGTGGATCTGGACGTAAAGAAGTGGTTTTGGATGGAGACCAGATCTCAAAGGAAGGGGAATTGCTGCTTAAAAACTTCCCTATCCTGAGAATGTACTTACGGACCATGGCTGAGCCAGTTTTAGGGGTCTCATTGGAAGAAGATGAGGGTCTTGGGGCAGCTCTCTGTGGGAAGCCTGTGGTGGGAATGTTGTTTTCTGGCTTGCAGAGTAATGTGGGACAAGCAATGGCTGCCGAGGCTTTTCAGCAAGCACTAAACATGGGTGATCTGAACAGAGCCCTAGAGCTCCTAGAGCTGTATGCACAACCCTGCAGTCAGGAGGGGGCACTCCGGGACAAACTACTGGCATGTACTGCACTTCAGG AATGCAGCAGTGCGGAGCAGTTGTTTCGCGTAAGGGACTGGGAGCTGCGTGGACGTGTGGTTCTGCAGGGCTTGGACCGCTGGCCTTTACAACAGTGTTTAGAGCTGCTGGAATTCTGTCTCAGTGACCAAAGCACTCAGGATCCACTCCGAGAGCAGCTTCAGCAGAGAAAACATGAGCTGGACATGTACCAGCAG atGCTGAGTTTGCAGCCACCATTGCCATGGGAGACGTGGCAGGAGTTGAGGGAGGAGTCTACAAAGAATCCTGAATCCGTATTCAGTCTAATGCTGGAGGCCAGG GAGTTTGAGTTGTGTACCCAGTGGGTGCATCTGTATTCAGTTTCTGATCAGTCTCGAATGCAGCTGCAGACTGAACACCTGCTATACCTCCTAGAACAGAATCACACAGAAGATGCTTTccag CTCTTGGAGGCTCTCTCTGATTCAGTGGGTTTGGAGGTAAGTGAGCGAGCCCTGGATCGAAGACCTGGACTAGCTGCTTGCCACTTCCTTTCAGACTACCTCACCCTGCACTTCCAGAGTCAGATGACCCCAGCTCGAAGGCGTCACATCAATGCCCTTCACCTTGGCTCCAAG GTTCTGCTCACTTTGCCGGAAGCATCTCGTCAGGACTATTTTTCCTTGCTGTCTGATCCGCTTCTCATGCTAGAACAGCTGCTGATGAATCTTAAAGTTGACTGGGCTACTGTTGCCATAAGCACTCTACGGAGCCTTCTGCCAACTCAGGACGCCGGCATCACTAACCAACACATTGACGCTCTTCTGGCAGATTACGCCCGGAAGGCTCTTGATTTTCCTTATGCACCCAGAGAGTGGTCACGTTCTG ACTCTGTCATTAGTCTGCAGGATGCATTTCTGCAGTGTCCAGCCCTGGAGAGTGGCTCCTCTTCTCCAAGCCACACCCCTCCGCCATCAGCAG GCAGCACACCCATGCATACACCCTCTAGTGAGAGACGCCCCAGTGCAAAGAGGATCCGGCAGCTGGCCACACCTTTCACCCCTCCGGAGAAAACCCCTGACCGCAAGGACTGGATCCCAGACCACAAACAGCACATCTGTATGGTCTGCCAGAGGGAGAGATTCACCATG TTCAACAGACGGCACCACTGCAGACGCTGTGGCAGGCTGGTGTGTCattcctgctccagcaggaagATGGTTGTAGAGGGCTCTGAAGAGTCTGTCAGAGTTTGTGACCAGTGTTACAACTTCTTCCACGTGGA TTCAGATGAGGAGCTTGAACAGGGAGAAG CTGGCAGCCCTGCATCTGTTGATGGAGTCCTAAATGGGGTTCTCAGTCTGCCTGAGGTTCCACGAAAGCAGTACCGCCTGAGTCCAAACCCAGCAGAGAACCAGCAGCTGAAGAACGAGTTCTACTATGAACAG GCACCCAGCGCATCCCTGTGTGTCGCTATACTGACGCTACACAGTGATCACGCAGCCTGCGGGCAGCAGCTGATTGTCCAGTGCCGCTCACTCTCCCGCAAACTGACCAATCCTGAAGTGGATGCACGTCTGTTGACAGATGTGATGCGTCAGCTGCTGTTCAGTGCCAAACTCATGTTTGTAAACGCAGGATGCACCCATGAGCCGGCACTCTGTGACAG CTACATCAGTAAGGTGGATGTGCTGAAGATCTTAGTCACTGCAAACTACAAATACATTCCATCTCTAGACGATATTCAGGAAATGACTGCAGTGACACGTCTGCGAAACCAGCTTTTGGAGGCTGAACACTACCAGCTAGCTGTGGAG GTGTCGACTAAGAGTGGGTTAGACCCGAGCGGAGTTTGGCAGGCCTGGGGTATGGCGTCTTTAAAGGCTGGGAATCTGAGCGGGGCCAGGGAGAAGTTTGCCCGCTGTCTAAAAGCACCAGTAGATCGGAACCAGCTAAACCATGGAGTGAGACTTCTGCAGGAGATCGTTCAGCACCTCGAGTCCACAGTCAAACCTACTATCAACACG acTGTGGATGAGGACATCCTGGCCTCCTTGCGTGAACTGGAGGAGGCTCTCTCTGATTCTGCTCCTCTAGATGGAGCAGAGGGCAGAGTTCAGCGGTGCGGCTATTATCAGGAGTGTCTGTTTTACCTTCTTACTTATGGCACACATCTAAGCCTCATCAGCTTTTACCTGCGCCATGACTGTCTGAGAGATGCGCTCACCCACATACAGAACAAG GAGTGTTCAGAGGATGTGTTTCAGGAGGGCATCTTTCAGCCTTGTCTTGAGCGTGGACGGTTGGGGGCTCTGCAGGGTCTGTTGGAAACTCTGGACCCCACACTAGAGACCTGGGGCCGTTACCTTCTTTCAGCCTGTCAGTTACTCCAGCGCAGGGGACACTACCACTCTCTGTACCAACTTCAGCAGTTCATGATG GATCACATTCGTGCTGCTATGACCTGTATCCGCTTCTTTTCTCACGGTGCTCAGTCATATCTGCAGCTGGGAGAACAACAGCGCTGGCTGATCCGAGCCAAAGAGCACCTGAGAACGTACCTGCAGGAACAACAGAGCCGCAGGAAATCACACAGCTCCtctttcaggaaaaaaatgaGCTCCGCTGATGTCTCCAG acacatacacacaattgAGCTGCAGTTGGAAGTGACACGCTTCTTACATCGCTGTGAAAGCTCACCATCCAGGACAGCTGTAGGCTCTGCCCTCACTGGGAACAGTGCTCCACCCACTCTGTTTGGAAACAGCCCCATGAAGGTGGATGTGGCCTGCAAG GTGATGCTGGGAGGCAAGAACATCGAGGAAGGTTTTGGCATTGCATATCGAGTTATACAG GACTTCCAGCTTGAGGCCCTGGCAGTGTACATACGGGTCGGACAGCGCCTTGTCCGGCAGCGTCAGTACTCATCTGTGCGGCAGCTTCTGAAGTGTGTAGGGGAGTCCGGGACAGCATCTAAACATGACTGTGACGCTATTGTGCTCAGCTGTGTTTCAGTGGCTGATAAGAGTCCAGCTGAT GCTAAAGAACTAGAGGGCCTGATTCTGGAATCTAAGAGTCCAGAAAACAAG ATAAAGGCATATCTTCAGTGCAGTAAGCTGCGGGCAGCGTATCTCCAGGCTGTGAAGCTTGAGCTTGTGAAGGCTGCACCATTTGTACAGGATGTGATGCGGGCCGCTGAGAGCTCTGGTGACTCTGTAATGCACGACATCTGCCGCCAGTGGCTCTCAGAGCATCAGGAACGAGCGTCACGGCAACGACAAGGCAATAACTGA